From Leptospira fainei serovar Hurstbridge str. BUT 6, the proteins below share one genomic window:
- a CDS encoding SprT-like domain-containing protein, with protein sequence MIRPEDWESLLAETWIFISQNSKRPPPPLKRIELKFYPYRNGTSSLQFKSGILTGKLHDSFKNADSVTAESLARLLISRLLRQTVDISWKTAVQEHLNGIPRRAAPAKKYSAKGNHYDLDRIFLKIANKYFPTQTLNPIRIEWSPRRGERRIGTYDKETLTIRISPALDHSDVPEFVLEHVVHHEILHHLFPIQRRKNRNIIHGWEFKRKEREYDRYQEAVHWLKTSYHSFLLRNGRGSGSKKRKPSRKRFLFSYR encoded by the coding sequence ATGATTCGCCCGGAAGATTGGGAATCGCTTCTTGCCGAGACTTGGATTTTCATTTCGCAAAACTCTAAGAGGCCTCCCCCTCCCTTAAAACGGATCGAGCTTAAATTTTATCCTTATCGAAACGGAACTAGCTCCCTCCAATTTAAAAGCGGAATTTTGACGGGGAAACTGCACGACTCGTTTAAAAACGCCGATTCGGTCACAGCGGAAAGTTTAGCCAGATTATTAATTTCCCGTCTATTGAGACAAACTGTGGATATTAGCTGGAAAACCGCCGTTCAAGAACACTTAAACGGAATTCCTAGACGCGCGGCTCCCGCTAAGAAATATTCCGCGAAAGGAAATCATTACGATCTGGATCGAATTTTTCTCAAGATAGCTAATAAATATTTTCCAACGCAAACATTGAACCCCATTCGAATCGAATGGTCTCCTCGAAGAGGAGAGCGGCGAATCGGAACATATGACAAAGAAACTCTTACAATACGAATTAGCCCCGCTCTCGATCATTCCGATGTACCCGAATTCGTTTTAGAGCACGTAGTTCATCACGAAATTCTACATCACCTTTTCCCGATCCAGCGCAGAAAAAATCGGAATATTATCCACGGATGGGAATTTAAGAGAAAAGAACGGGAATACGATCGTTACCAAGAAGCGGTGCACTGGCTTAAAACGAGTTATCATTCGTTTCTTTTAAGAAATGGGCGAGGCTCCGGTAGTAAGAAAAGAAAACCGTCGCGAAAAAGATTCTTATTCTCGTATCGTTAG
- a CDS encoding LIC14007 family protein: MKVYSAERVPNSIDYNLYVTEGNSKVRLILQEPNISGLQELPAQDRVLRYLSYTILLNYTGDPVFSSNCTNRFLNFLNDIIHRDSWFFLANRIEQFIKDFENFGVEISYDF; the protein is encoded by the coding sequence ATGAAGGTTTATTCAGCGGAAAGAGTTCCCAACTCGATAGATTATAACCTCTATGTGACGGAGGGTAATTCTAAGGTTCGACTAATATTGCAAGAACCGAATATTTCCGGCTTACAAGAGCTTCCGGCGCAAGATAGAGTGCTGCGCTATCTCTCATATACGATTCTCTTAAACTATACCGGAGATCCGGTTTTCTCCTCTAACTGTACGAATCGATTCCTCAACTTTTTGAACGATATCATCCATCGCGATTCTTGGTTCTTTTTGGCAAATCGAATCGAGCAATTCATCAAGGATTTTGAAAACTTCGGAGTGGAAATTTCGTACGACTTTTGA
- a CDS encoding YceI family protein, producing MNRIFGIVSLFLLLSFSSNLSSEDLKLSQKTLKFTVIHPFKTVHGVCGEVNITPTTFSSGANGVQLPKAVKIEAPLKEFRSGDENRDSHILESLGFPENQSVSFSSTSIDITDGGWLVSGNLTINGVTKPVKTKANISSNNGQIEVSGKFQIKMGDYQITPPSLLFAKAKEEVEIEFSFILKP from the coding sequence ATGAATCGTATTTTTGGCATCGTATCACTTTTCCTTTTATTATCTTTCTCTTCAAATCTAAGTTCCGAAGATTTAAAACTTTCGCAAAAGACCTTGAAGTTTACCGTCATCCATCCGTTTAAGACGGTGCACGGCGTTTGCGGAGAAGTTAATATCACTCCGACGACCTTTTCCAGCGGCGCCAATGGAGTTCAGCTTCCTAAGGCTGTAAAAATAGAAGCTCCCCTCAAGGAATTTAGATCCGGTGATGAAAACCGAGATTCACATATCCTTGAGAGTCTCGGTTTTCCTGAAAATCAAAGCGTTTCGTTTTCCTCCACGTCTATCGATATAACGGACGGAGGTTGGCTGGTGAGCGGAAATCTAACTATAAACGGCGTAACGAAACCCGTAAAAACCAAGGCTAATATTTCCTCGAACAACGGTCAGATCGAAGTTTCAGGAAAATTTCAGATCAAAATGGGAGACTATCAGATTACTCCGCCTAGCCTCCTGTTTGCAAAAGCGAAGGAGGAAGTTGAAATCGAATTTTCCTTTATACTAAAGCCATAA
- a CDS encoding oxidoreductase: MSSLDTSSIFRPIQLGSETIPNRIIMGSMHLGLEGLPQTADRMAAFYGKRFEGGVGLITTGGIAVNAAAKGSNIFFDFQKEEDCKELERVALALKPQGIFCAQLFHAGRYSYHRELVAPSAIRAPINRFIPKELSTEDAWRTIRDFGSSALRAKQVGFRAVEIMASEGYLVNQFFSEVTNKRTDEFGGSPENRRRFAIEVMKEVRKQVGAGYPVIVRMSGIDLIPGNPTFEEVVALGNELKAAGADALNIGIGWHESRIPTISQLVPRGAWAKIAGKVKASVPGIPIIASNRINMPETIVQVLAANEADIVSMARPFLADADIVNKIKANETERVNTCVACNQACLDHTFKEEMVSCLVNPSANREMEWKKLPQAKKQKVVVVGSGPGGMESARVAALRGHEVILLEASDKLGGQLNLAASIPGKFEFFETVRYFKNELPKVGVEIRLNTRADLPLLDSLKPDAVIFATGVLPRDLKLPGLEKKPHASYVEFLNGTFKPGKSVAIIGGGGIGVDVAHRLTEEKDPDIPSYFHRYNVGSYTQAHILPEKSDRKVSILRRNGKVGAGLGQTTSWALLQELQSKGVEFLSSLTYKEVNEKGLVFESKKEGEKTLECDAIILCAGQVSDASLYESFRKDKPSIPSYLIGGAKDASGIDAKRAMLEGYLAATRIGVEQN, encoded by the coding sequence ATGTCTTCTTTAGACACCTCCTCTATTTTTCGTCCGATACAATTAGGATCGGAAACAATCCCGAATCGAATCATAATGGGCTCCATGCACTTAGGATTAGAGGGCTTGCCTCAAACGGCGGATCGAATGGCCGCTTTTTACGGCAAACGCTTCGAGGGCGGAGTCGGATTAATCACTACCGGCGGAATCGCAGTCAATGCGGCGGCAAAAGGCTCGAATATCTTTTTCGATTTTCAAAAAGAGGAAGATTGCAAAGAGCTGGAACGAGTCGCCTTAGCGTTAAAACCGCAGGGAATTTTTTGCGCACAACTCTTTCATGCGGGCAGATATTCTTATCATCGGGAACTCGTGGCGCCTTCGGCCATAAGAGCGCCGATCAATCGGTTTATTCCCAAAGAATTGTCGACAGAGGATGCTTGGAGAACGATTCGAGATTTTGGATCTTCGGCTCTCCGGGCCAAGCAAGTAGGCTTTCGAGCCGTGGAAATCATGGCCTCGGAAGGATATCTGGTAAACCAATTCTTCTCGGAGGTAACGAATAAGAGAACCGACGAATTCGGAGGATCTCCCGAAAACCGAAGACGATTTGCCATCGAAGTAATGAAAGAAGTACGAAAGCAGGTCGGGGCCGGATATCCCGTCATCGTACGTATGTCCGGTATCGATCTCATACCGGGAAATCCGACATTTGAGGAAGTCGTCGCTCTAGGAAACGAACTCAAAGCCGCAGGTGCGGACGCATTGAATATCGGTATCGGCTGGCATGAATCCAGAATTCCTACGATTTCTCAATTAGTTCCGAGAGGAGCTTGGGCAAAGATTGCGGGAAAAGTGAAGGCATCCGTCCCTGGAATTCCGATCATCGCCTCCAACAGGATCAATATGCCGGAGACCATCGTTCAGGTTCTCGCGGCAAATGAAGCGGATATCGTGAGCATGGCGCGTCCCTTTCTTGCAGATGCGGATATCGTAAATAAAATCAAAGCGAATGAAACCGAGAGAGTAAATACATGCGTCGCATGCAACCAAGCTTGCTTGGATCATACGTTTAAGGAAGAAATGGTATCCTGTTTAGTAAATCCATCCGCCAATCGAGAGATGGAATGGAAAAAATTACCGCAGGCTAAAAAGCAGAAAGTAGTCGTTGTCGGTTCCGGCCCGGGTGGAATGGAATCCGCCAGAGTTGCGGCTCTAAGGGGGCACGAAGTTATTTTGCTGGAAGCTTCCGATAAACTAGGAGGACAACTAAACCTTGCCGCTTCGATTCCCGGAAAGTTCGAATTCTTTGAGACCGTCCGCTATTTTAAAAACGAATTACCGAAGGTCGGAGTGGAAATTCGACTCAATACTCGAGCGGATCTGCCCCTTCTAGATTCTCTTAAGCCGGATGCCGTCATCTTCGCGACCGGTGTTTTACCCCGTGATCTGAAACTCCCCGGTTTAGAAAAAAAACCGCACGCTAGCTATGTGGAATTCTTAAACGGAACCTTTAAACCCGGAAAGTCGGTTGCGATCATCGGAGGCGGGGGAATCGGAGTCGACGTCGCTCATAGACTGACCGAGGAAAAAGATCCCGATATTCCTTCCTATTTTCACCGTTATAATGTAGGATCTTATACGCAAGCCCATATTCTGCCGGAAAAATCGGATCGTAAAGTCTCCATCCTACGGCGGAATGGAAAGGTCGGAGCAGGACTAGGACAAACTACTTCTTGGGCTTTACTCCAAGAACTTCAATCCAAAGGGGTGGAATTCCTCTCTTCCCTCACCTATAAAGAGGTGAATGAAAAAGGATTGGTGTTCGAAAGCAAGAAAGAAGGCGAGAAAACGTTGGAATGCGATGCGATTATTCTCTGTGCCGGCCAAGTAAGCGATGCTTCACTTTACGAATCATTCCGCAAAGACAAACCTTCCATTCCTAGCTACCTGATCGGGGGAGCAAAAGACGCCTCAGGAATCGACGCAAAGCGCGCAATGCTCGAGGGTTATCTCGCCGCAACTCGGATCGGCGTGGAACAAAACTAA
- a CDS encoding AAA family ATPase — protein MTIETNRSETYLLSPELEEAVRVSEITSRPLLLKGEPGTGKSLLAEYLSAKLKRRLYTWHVKSTSQAKEGLYFYDAVSRLNDSRFTEDKDKVRNIENYIRLGALGEAFESTDPSVVLIDEIDKADIEFPNDLLLELDRMEFIVQETGRLVKAGVRPLTIITSNNEKELPAAFLRRCIFHYIDFPDPAFMSEIVKSHFPKIETELIKRALEAFYVIRRMDDMKKKPGTSELLDWIQILVHMGAKLPEDGNIPYLGALVKNEEDLRLFR, from the coding sequence ATGACGATAGAAACAAACCGTTCCGAAACCTACTTATTGTCCCCGGAATTGGAGGAGGCCGTTCGGGTCTCGGAAATCACCTCAAGACCTCTTTTATTAAAGGGAGAACCGGGAACCGGTAAATCATTACTTGCCGAATATCTATCGGCTAAATTGAAACGTAGACTTTATACCTGGCACGTCAAATCCACTTCCCAAGCTAAAGAAGGTCTTTATTTTTACGACGCAGTTTCGCGTTTGAATGACTCTAGATTTACCGAAGACAAGGATAAAGTTCGGAATATAGAGAATTATATTCGGCTCGGAGCGTTGGGTGAAGCATTCGAATCTACCGACCCATCCGTTGTCCTTATCGACGAAATCGATAAGGCGGATATCGAATTTCCGAACGACCTTCTTCTCGAATTGGATCGGATGGAATTCATCGTTCAAGAAACCGGCCGTTTAGTTAAAGCGGGAGTTCGTCCTTTAACAATTATTACTTCCAATAACGAAAAGGAACTGCCCGCGGCCTTTCTGAGGAGATGTATTTTTCATTATATCGATTTTCCCGATCCTGCTTTTATGAGTGAGATCGTTAAATCTCATTTTCCTAAAATAGAAACCGAGCTTATTAAGAGAGCGTTGGAGGCATTCTACGTTATCCGAAGGATGGATGATATGAAGAAAAAACCGGGGACGAGTGAACTTTTGGACTGGATCCAAATATTGGTCCATATGGGAGCTAAACTTCCCGAAGATGGAAATATTCCTTATCTAGGCGCATTGGTTAAGAATGAGGAAGACTTGCGGTTATTCCGGTAG
- a CDS encoding FKBP-type peptidyl-prolyl cis-trans isomerase yields the protein MNPRVVTFHYTLKDNQGNLIDSSEGSHPLSYLEGVGQIIAGLEEEIKQLKTGDKKVISVDADRGYGKKNPELVFDVPKSQFPQDEELTVGMMFQTDEPDTVYTITEIKGESIIVDGNHPLAGVDLVFDVQIVNTREATDEEITHGHVHGEGGHHHH from the coding sequence ATGAATCCTAGAGTCGTTACTTTTCACTATACTTTAAAGGACAATCAGGGAAACCTAATTGATTCTTCGGAAGGAAGTCACCCGCTCTCTTATTTGGAAGGTGTCGGACAAATTATAGCGGGCTTAGAGGAAGAGATCAAACAACTCAAAACGGGAGATAAAAAAGTCATATCCGTCGATGCAGATCGAGGATACGGCAAAAAGAACCCTGAATTAGTCTTCGACGTTCCGAAAAGTCAATTCCCCCAAGATGAGGAACTCACGGTCGGAATGATGTTTCAAACCGACGAGCCGGATACTGTGTACACCATTACTGAAATTAAAGGGGAAAGCATTATCGTCGACGGCAATCACCCTTTAGCGGGAGTCGATCTAGTTTTCGATGTTCAGATCGTGAATACTAGAGAAGCAACTGACGAAGAGATCACTCACGGTCACGTTCATGGAGAGGGGGGACACCACCACCATTGA
- a CDS encoding ATP-dependent helicase codes for MTVLEDLNEKQKEAVETTEGPVLLIAGAGTGKTNTLVHRLAKLVSNGVSAENILLLTFTKKAAREMLTRAVSVLDKRCSKVHGGTFHSFASHILRKYSPVLGISPQFSILDESDSIDVFQLIRSEGNYAAQKLRFPSNETLLSLYSSSINTGKDLPELLKTESPKFLDQENSIRNIFSDYKSYKRERSLLDYDDLLLFARELLTEHDAIRKKLSEQYKYIMVDEFQDTNKLQAHIACLLASEHENIFVVGDDAQSIYSFRGANVKGIFDFPKIFPNTKTIFLERNYRSTPSILNLANGILLNFSEKYEKYLYTKNEDFRKPLLSGFPDELDEAEGIADRILERREEGIALNNMAVLFRSGWNSNQLELVLNSRNIPYQKFGGKKFIESAHAKDFLSLLRIRENRLDSVSWLRILLLLPGIGAAKAKLILNELSKSGGDLQTVRILHKGTISSDLQKLSDLLNRADSNPTVILENFLGFYKPLLEKKYDDPKRRMEDLNSFLTLSQRYETLHEFLVEMSLEGPNRSLDKLVPEEEDEDALVLSTIHSSKGLEFDTVFLLNVTEGSFPSGRGEKNIEEERRLFYVGVTRARKSLTLTYPQASSSRSGHNFNRLSRFIEELKESEKILERNFFPKIDAAATSHAEIQSDNRSSETEARKRIRDFFGS; via the coding sequence ATGACCGTTCTCGAGGATCTAAACGAAAAACAAAAGGAAGCGGTAGAGACCACGGAAGGCCCCGTACTTTTGATAGCCGGGGCGGGAACTGGAAAAACCAATACTTTGGTTCACCGCTTAGCCAAATTAGTATCCAACGGCGTTTCTGCCGAAAATATTCTGCTTCTTACCTTCACCAAAAAAGCGGCCCGCGAAATGTTAACGCGAGCCGTTTCAGTTTTAGACAAACGTTGTTCCAAAGTACACGGTGGAACATTCCATTCATTCGCGAGTCATATTCTCAGAAAATACTCCCCCGTTTTAGGAATCTCTCCTCAATTTTCCATCCTAGACGAATCCGATTCTATCGACGTCTTTCAATTGATTCGATCGGAAGGAAATTACGCGGCCCAAAAACTTCGATTTCCTTCCAACGAAACCTTATTATCCCTTTATTCGAGTTCCATCAATACTGGAAAAGATCTTCCGGAACTTTTAAAGACTGAAAGTCCCAAATTTTTAGATCAGGAGAATTCCATTCGGAATATTTTCTCCGATTACAAATCATATAAGCGGGAACGATCTCTACTAGACTATGACGATTTGCTGTTATTCGCCCGCGAATTGCTGACCGAGCACGACGCAATCAGGAAGAAGCTGTCAGAACAATATAAATACATAATGGTGGACGAATTTCAAGATACGAATAAATTGCAGGCCCATATAGCTTGCCTGCTGGCTTCTGAACACGAGAATATTTTCGTGGTGGGTGACGACGCCCAGAGTATTTACTCTTTTAGAGGCGCGAACGTAAAAGGAATCTTCGATTTTCCCAAGATTTTTCCGAATACAAAAACGATTTTCCTGGAGAGAAATTACAGAAGTACTCCATCGATTCTAAATCTCGCAAATGGAATCCTACTTAATTTCTCCGAAAAATACGAGAAATATCTGTACACCAAGAACGAAGATTTCCGCAAACCGTTATTATCGGGATTTCCGGACGAGTTGGACGAGGCTGAAGGCATTGCCGATAGGATTTTGGAAAGGAGAGAGGAAGGAATCGCACTCAATAATATGGCGGTATTGTTTCGATCCGGTTGGAATTCCAATCAGCTGGAGTTGGTTTTGAATTCCAGAAATATACCGTATCAGAAATTCGGCGGAAAGAAATTTATAGAAAGCGCCCATGCAAAGGATTTTCTTTCCCTTCTTAGAATTCGGGAAAATCGATTGGATTCCGTTTCCTGGCTTAGGATACTATTACTGCTTCCCGGAATCGGTGCGGCTAAAGCTAAACTTATCCTGAACGAACTGAGTAAGTCCGGCGGTGATTTACAAACGGTCCGCATCTTGCACAAAGGGACGATCTCTTCCGATTTGCAGAAGTTAAGCGATCTTCTCAACCGTGCCGATTCCAATCCGACAGTAATTTTGGAGAATTTTCTAGGGTTCTATAAGCCGCTTCTGGAAAAAAAATATGACGACCCGAAACGTAGAATGGAGGATCTAAATTCCTTTCTCACTCTTTCTCAAAGATACGAAACTCTTCATGAGTTTTTGGTGGAAATGAGCTTGGAAGGACCGAATCGAAGCCTCGATAAACTGGTTCCGGAGGAAGAAGACGAAGATGCCTTGGTTTTATCTACCATCCATTCTTCCAAAGGTTTAGAATTTGATACGGTATTTCTTTTGAATGTGACCGAAGGTTCGTTCCCGTCGGGACGAGGAGAAAAAAATATCGAGGAGGAGCGTAGATTGTTTTATGTAGGAGTAACTCGCGCGAGAAAATCTTTGACACTCACCTATCCGCAAGCGTCCTCTTCCCGTAGCGGTCATAATTTCAACCGCCTCTCTCGCTTTATCGAGGAATTAAAAGAGTCCGAGAAAATTTTAGAAAGAAACTTCTTTCCTAAAATTGACGCCGCGGCAACCTCTCACGCAGAAATTCAATCCGATAACCGTAGTTCGGAAACGGAAGCACGAAAAAGAATTCGAGATTTTTTCGGGTCCTAG
- a CDS encoding 2-isopropylmalate synthase: MNPSLDYVRIFDTTLRDGEQCPGAAMSENEKIEIALHLAHMNIDVIEAGFPVSSPVQFQAVERISKEVEGPIIAALARAMRGDIEAAAKAVRPAKKQRIHTFIASSPIHMKYKLGKEPSEVLKMAVEAVRICKDFVDDIEFSPEDATRSEREFLRELCEAVIEAGATTINIPDTVGYTTPYEYGDLFQFLIQKVSGSEKAIFSAHCHNDLGLATANSLSAIRNGARQVECTVNGIGERAGNTAMEEVIMSLRTRKDTFGVQTRINTEEIAKASYLVKTITGMVVQPNKAIVGANAFAHESGIHQDGVLKNRETYEIMTPESVGIHSNRMVLGRHSGRAGFKDRIIRLGFDPQADELEAAYLRFLEIADRKKEVFDEDIRALFADESRKSSEDKYVLESFHVTTGTKSTPTASIRLSIQGNTKEESATGDGPVDCIFKAIQKATVSDAQLSRLVISPVTEGQDALAEASVTLERHGERVVGKGSSTDIIEACSQAYISALNRFSIS; the protein is encoded by the coding sequence ATGAACCCTAGTCTGGATTACGTACGCATCTTTGATACAACTTTAAGAGACGGGGAACAATGCCCCGGAGCCGCTATGAGCGAAAACGAAAAGATCGAAATCGCACTTCACTTAGCGCATATGAATATCGATGTGATCGAAGCCGGATTTCCTGTCTCCTCTCCCGTTCAATTCCAAGCCGTAGAACGAATTTCTAAGGAAGTGGAAGGTCCGATCATCGCTGCTTTGGCACGCGCTATGCGCGGAGACATAGAAGCAGCTGCAAAAGCCGTCCGACCTGCTAAAAAACAAAGAATTCATACGTTCATAGCTTCCTCTCCCATTCACATGAAATATAAACTCGGCAAAGAGCCGTCCGAGGTTTTAAAGATGGCAGTTGAAGCCGTGCGAATTTGCAAAGACTTCGTGGATGACATCGAGTTTTCACCCGAGGATGCCACACGCTCCGAACGTGAATTCTTACGGGAACTCTGCGAAGCGGTTATCGAGGCCGGAGCTACTACGATTAATATTCCGGATACTGTCGGTTATACAACTCCGTACGAATATGGGGATCTCTTTCAATTTTTGATCCAGAAAGTAAGTGGATCGGAAAAAGCCATTTTTTCCGCTCATTGCCACAATGACTTGGGATTGGCGACTGCCAATAGTCTCTCGGCGATTCGAAACGGCGCCCGCCAAGTTGAATGTACTGTAAACGGAATCGGAGAGCGAGCCGGAAACACTGCAATGGAAGAAGTTATCATGTCACTCCGTACTCGTAAGGATACGTTCGGAGTTCAGACTCGGATCAATACCGAAGAAATAGCCAAAGCTTCTTACTTAGTAAAAACCATAACCGGTATGGTTGTCCAACCGAATAAGGCCATTGTCGGCGCCAACGCTTTTGCCCATGAATCTGGAATTCACCAAGACGGCGTTTTAAAAAATCGCGAGACTTACGAAATCATGACTCCCGAATCGGTCGGAATCCATTCGAATAGAATGGTTTTAGGCCGACATAGCGGACGGGCCGGTTTTAAAGACAGAATTATCCGTTTGGGTTTTGATCCTCAAGCCGACGAATTGGAAGCGGCTTATCTTCGGTTTTTGGAAATCGCAGATCGGAAAAAGGAAGTCTTTGATGAAGATATTCGTGCGCTCTTTGCGGATGAATCCAGAAAATCTTCCGAAGACAAATATGTATTAGAAAGTTTTCATGTAACGACCGGAACAAAAAGTACACCGACCGCCAGCATCCGACTTTCCATTCAAGGAAATACAAAGGAAGAATCGGCCACTGGCGACGGTCCCGTAGATTGCATATTCAAGGCAATACAGAAGGCCACGGTATCGGACGCACAGTTATCTCGTTTAGTGATATCTCCGGTAACCGAAGGGCAAGATGCATTGGCGGAAGCTTCAGTTACTTTGGAAAGACATGGAGAACGCGTGGTCGGCAAAGGAAGCTCTACGGATATTATCGAAGCTTGCTCTCAAGCGTATATTTCCGCTCTCAATCGATTTTCGATAAGCTAA